A window of Malania oleifera isolate guangnan ecotype guangnan chromosome 2, ASM2987363v1, whole genome shotgun sequence genomic DNA:
TTTTGCACATTctaggttgtattatattttggagagatattgatgctaaggtttagggttagtactctagtatgtatgatattagaagaataCTTTGGCTTCCATTGTTTGGCTATTTGATTATGTTATGGGATGGTGTTACCCTAGACCACACCGAGTCTGGGTATGATGCATGTATGGTATCATAGGTAGGgtacatgttgactttttgagtttaatccctgttttgatattgacaaagcacatgtttcttatgtgtgtatttagcatgtgaatagaTCCATTAATTTTAAACACATATAAGGAAACAGCGATGGAAGATTGTAGGACTTAAAATCTATACAATTaagtgcattccatgaagtcggaagaacaaaaaaacaaaaaagacatttatttcttattgtaattggatttatttttattatttgatctataataatgcatgcatctgcatgatatggttatttgctGAGACAGGACCacagattgaccatagggagccataggaccgtagactgaccttagggttcatcttcggtcgaccgacgtcggatttttggggttaactctcaaagaccatagattgactttaagtcccaaaatatcacatgaaaagtcccctataacttagaagttataattatgtgaacaggggtgaGTTTGAATAAAAATCTAGACTTAATACACAATTTTAATAtgctcgattgaccgaacctgaACCTTCATagactttcggtcaaccgaaccttctAGTGTCAAAAGttgactattcggtcgaccacttttaaaatgaacttgcaccacatggtcgaccgaactggcacgtgggtAATTCCCAACGCTCTAGTCAACCAAACTCTTAATTAAAATttgatttggtcgaccgaacgtcaaaatttggtcaaccgaatatGCCTTAGTCAAACGAACCTTGGAGgattcaaaatcgccttaatatggtcgaccagaaccttagttcaaaaatgccacagtCAACCAAACatagtgatatggtcgaccgaatctcaaatatggtcgatcgaaactctcgggttgaaattttttaaaagcgctaaaagttcattaacttttaattaaactttttcaaaataccgagtgtgtccccaacagtcataatttttgtaaaatctataaatactccctcatttgctttaattagcaactttgattaactctaaaattctctctagacctttgttaatcaaagttctcccaaaccaatttttattgataaaattatttctttGGGGCATATTCGTGATCAAAACTCTTCCACTCTCTTTCcacttatttatttcaaaattattcaaaattatttttaaagagagtattttgtttgggcatttgtttttgtttgtatttattgcacaaatattcttAAGCCTAAAattccagattctccaaatatttttcattagcaaaatctttgttggagaacatatttttcatttatatatatatatatatatatatatatatatattcatatcttttatttatgtaaaaattatttgaagagaaaaaccttaggttctcctatatttttattgaaatatattgttggagaaaatttcatattagggtttaaatatatttaagcactCTTACTCTTTTGAgaataactcatatcatattagagtacaAGTATTGAGCTATACTATTGTTTATcatctgcttagtatagaagcattgTCTTTGTAcatatattttattgaatatatgttgtattcccgacgtgtggtcgggAGAGGGacactagccctgtgaatagtcccaaatttGCTCAGACCCGGTTAGAATAACTAAGAGATGCACCCTTCTAGGAAAGTGTGCAAGGTGTTGGCTCCACctggtaagtgagctagggaaTGTGCACCCTAAAAGGACATTGTAAATGGTTTCTGCTCCACGCACAAGTGATTAGGTTTAGTACAATCCTTAGGGGGTATTcccaaggaggggacgtaggctggtttggccgaacctcgataacaaatattgtgtgtcactctctccctaTGTCATTTAAATTACTACACCttaaatttccatatgtgtatgcttgcatttattattattgttgcagccaaaaattgaatgaccttcacgatccctgatcacgaccacctgaaaagagataaataagcaagacttggaggacccggggtgtactccaaGGGATCGCTCTGATGCCTAAttcagggattgacttgagaggttttttatgcaatagtaaatccaaaggagactagagcccagcattgatgagggcaattaccacctaagtcaactgctcaggcaGAGCAATTGACACCAGCTCCATGATGAttagagcaatctacgccaacgttataaTAATTGGAGCTATTCACGTTTGtgccataattcgctaataaatgacacatcacccttgggtcaaactccatcactataaatagggatttaGAGAAGAGGCTAagatatctcattctaaactctactttactgttgcataaaaaacctctcaagtcaatccctgacttaggcatcggagtgatcccccggagtacaccccaagtcctccaagccttgcttatttatctcttttcaggtggtcgtgatcaaggaTCGTGAAGGTCTTTCAATTTTTGATTGCAACAGTTGGCAccgtctgtgggaacttcttgagaggttttctctttcaatccttgatcatgactacatcagataattgaaggtcgatgcattggctcaATTAAGATCGTCCAAAATACCATCGTCCGACACCTAGACGTACTCGATGCCGTTTGATCCATCGCCAATTGGGATCCTACCTAGTGCAAACTCTTCATTCACGGaattggatgggacactaccatcaagaacctccacaatctcttctccacctatggtgacctcgaagaagccatcgcgatccttggcaaggtcaccgggaaaagtaaagggtacggaTTATTACGTTCAAGCACATCAATGACGCTTTACTCGCATTGAAAAAGCCAAGTAATAAAATTGACGAACGAATAATCGGGACCCagcttgcgatattgggaaattccggatctaatacgaatccgactacaattgatgtttttatgcacaagatttatgtagccaacgtgcctattctcaaggtatgattttttctccatcatacaataataatttaaaaaaaaaataaaataaatagatgtCATAGTTTCAATGCTTGAAGATCTCCGCCTTAATGACTAATAATAATTACTAGGATGTTCAagatatttaattgattgaacagtGACCTATGCACtaaatgcatagtggggtcatgacaGCTACACTgctagtcaaataaacaaagccaaACTTTAAAATTCTAATGGGTTAGCCGAATGTACCATGGGGTCAACAATAATGACTCTTGCACATTCATGTGCACTGAACAGTGCTCTAAATAGTAAATTTGAAATtacaattggaaatttgagttgatATTGCAATGCACACTGAAAATGCATAATTGTAGCAACTACAATTGGCAAAACCTCAAACAGAAAAATCaagctccttagtgacattctatcgagcacctggagcccaatcagctgaacaatccacaccataatcaaaactaacagtaacaaaatcaccgtcgtcaatggtagacatctcgcagatctcaatctcaaacttcaatctaccattgcactcacaaccccatccaacatgggactcacgaATCAATTGGGATACAATtgaataatctgagtttatagacccTATATATGACACAGACAACACAAAAATAGTCTGTGAAATCTATAACATTGCACGCTTACTTGCAGTTCCTTTTGCCAtaaatgatcgaacacttggtgcatacacatccaaaccctttgaaacaaatccatctcgaaccgattaagaatcctaactgatattgaaaataccataactcacatctttaacccccaatgaaatcaaaactgcaagaacctgtcgtattgaacaaccatcccagcatcataaattatcaaaatgttactgaagatatagcccaaaaaatgagcacaactcattaggtaaggaagaatcggcccaagTGATGTGCAACGCTCGTGAGGTcagaagactacccaaaaaatgagcatgactcattaggcaaagaagaatcagcccaactgacgagcaacgctcgtgaggccagaagactgcccaaaaaatgagcatgactcattaggcaaagaagaattagcccaactgacgagcaacgctcgtaaggctagaagactgcccaaaaaatgagcacgactcattaggcaaagaacaatcagcccaactgacgagcaacactcgtgaggctagaagactgcccaaaaaatgagcacgactcattaggcaaagaagaatcagcccaactgacgagcaatgctcgtgaggctagaagactgcccaaaaaataaaCACATCTCATtaagcaaagaagaatcggcccaactgacgagcaacgctcatgaggtcagaagactgcccaaaaaatgagcacaactcattaggcaaagaagaatcggcccaattgacgagcaacgcttgtgaggcctaaaaacagcccaaaatatgagcacagctcattaggccagaaatgacaaaaaagaagagcacgactcatgaaaccacaagcagcccaaaatgtCTCAAGAAAAGCTGCtcgacaaaaacaaaaaataaaaataaaaatacaattttcaaactttggaagccagcttcaaaaattcgaaactgatggggggacaactgatatacctcaaatatatcacttaccataaatccaaaggagactagagcccagcattgatgagggcaattaccacctaagtcaactgctcaggcagagcaattgacaccagctccatgatgactagagcaatctacgccaatgTTATAACAATTGGAGCGATTCACGTTTGtgccataattcgctaataaatgacacatcacccttgggtcaaactccatcactataaatagggatttaGAGAAGAGGCTAagatatctcattctaaactctactttactgttgcataaaaaacctctcaagtcaatccctgaattaggcatcggagcgatcccccggagtacaccccgggtcctccaagtcttgcttatttatctcttttcaggtggtcgtgatcaaggatcgtgaaggtcgttcaatttttggctgcaacaaaaGCAAATTCCaggaccctaaaactaacttaaccaacataaatcaaaccaaaaaaccaaacatCAGTAACCAAACCACTAAAAGTGTAATAGCACAAAACATTATAAACGCAAAGAAGGAAAATCTAACAAGTCCAATCGAATCATCCCCCCGACTTACTGAGGAAGATCATCTTAGCAACTATACGATTGAAAAATACTAGATATCAAATACATTAACATGCTCATCAAATAAGGTTGGTCACTTATCAAAACTTAACTCTTACAAATGTCTATAATTCTTtatttaaattgaatttttttattttaattaatatgatGTTAAATTGACAAACATAACTTTGAaggataaaaataaaatcaatacagTGCTACAAAAATTACTAATTCAAAATTCATGATTCATGATTCTCATTGACAAATCCAAATTATACATTATCTTCAAAATATTTCTAATTGGACTGACCACTGACAATAATTCCTACATTTTCGAATCATTTTCCCTGTTAAGACAGATAATCCAAAACTATCTCAAAACCAAATAATTTTCTATTCCCAATTCTCTCCATCATTTATGCAAATATTATAATCTTTTTCCCATTGCAATGAATATCCACAAGATGCAAGTTACCAACAACCATCACTTATATTTCAAAAATTCCTAACTTGTTATCACAGTTACAATACTTAATAGTgtacaaaaattatatataaagtTCAAGCATACAACCATTATTATACATTTTGATTATTTTTCATTTCAGATGTATTTTTAAAATGTCACAAAATGATAAGAGTGAGATTCGTTTATATTTGTAGAGTATAAATTGAAGGTTTAAATTCGtactttcaaataaaatattgtaTCTTTTAAGAGGCGATCGGTGTGCTTCCAAATTTCAGTGGTTCAGTACTCGCTGCTCAGTTTTATAATTACAAATCGATGCATTGCCATCTTCCGGACCTATGAACTACGAAGGAAGGAGATTTCGCTTCGAGATCTTTTCTATGAAAATCTTTCTTCCATGATCTACCCAAGAATAAAAGTGATGAATCAAAACCCGGCAAGCGTACTACAGAACTGCGTCAATTACTTTCATTCTCGGGCACAAAGGACTCTTCGTTCCGACGGACCCACGGCTAAAACACGCCATGACCGACCTCGCACAGGCGCTCCGAAGTTTCGCAAGCCCATACCTTTCGTTTCCAACGTGAAGGAAGTAGAAGACCCAGATGATGCTTTAGCTTTGTTTCGTGAATACCGTGAAATGGGCGTCAGACATGATTATCCCTCATACTCTGCTCTTGTCTACAAGCTCGCCCGCTCTCGCGATTTCGAGGCTGTTGAAGGGCTTCTTGATTACATACGGGACAATGACATTCGATGCAAAGAAACCATTTTCATTGCATTAATCCAACATTACGGGAAATCCCATCTGCCCAATAAAGCTATTGAACTCTTCCACAAAATGCCCGCCTTTAATTGTGTCCGCTCATTGCAGTCTTTCAATACTCTTCTTAACGTTCTTGTCGATACAGATCGTTTATGTGATGCGAATGGCATCTTTGATCGTTCGTCCAAAATGGGTTTTCGGCCTAACGCCGTTTCATTTAATATAATGATCAAGGGGTATCTTGAAAAGGGTGAGTGGGATCGGGCATGCCAGGTGTTTGATGAAATGCTTGAGAGAGAGGTGCAGCCTAGTGTCGTGACTTACAATAGTCTTATTGGATTTTTGTGTAAAAGGGGTGATTTGGATAGAGCTAGAGGTTTGCTCAAGGGCATGACCCAGAAAGGGAAACGCCCGAATGCTGTTACGTATGCGTTGTTTATGGAGGGATTGTGCTCTCTAGGTAAGCACAAGGAAGCAAAGAAAATGATGTTCGATATGGAGTACCGAGGATGTAAGCCACGTCTAGTTAATTTTGGTGTTTTGATGAGTGACCTTGGGAAGAGAGGGAAGATTGAAGAGGCAAAATCCTTGCTTGTTGAAATGAAGAGAAAGCGGTTTAAGCCAGATGTTGTGACCTACAATATAGTTATAAATTATCTTTGCAAAGAAGGTAGAACTGCAGAGGCTTATAAAGTCCTGGTTGAAATGCAGGTTGAA
This region includes:
- the LOC131149351 gene encoding pentatricopeptide repeat-containing protein At1g07740, mitochondrial, which codes for MIYPRIKVMNQNPASVLQNCVNYFHSRAQRTLRSDGPTAKTRHDRPRTGAPKFRKPIPFVSNVKEVEDPDDALALFREYREMGVRHDYPSYSALVYKLARSRDFEAVEGLLDYIRDNDIRCKETIFIALIQHYGKSHLPNKAIELFHKMPAFNCVRSLQSFNTLLNVLVDTDRLCDANGIFDRSSKMGFRPNAVSFNIMIKGYLEKGEWDRACQVFDEMLEREVQPSVVTYNSLIGFLCKRGDLDRARGLLKGMTQKGKRPNAVTYALFMEGLCSLGKHKEAKKMMFDMEYRGCKPRLVNFGVLMSDLGKRGKIEEAKSLLVEMKRKRFKPDVVTYNIVINYLCKEGRTAEAYKVLVEMQVEGCEPNSATYRMIVDGFCQAGDFEKALRVLNAMLMSRHCPRSETFCCLVVGLVKCGKLEDACYVLEEMEKRKMRFHMEAWQGLIMCACGGDRCAHGLVNELVTVH